From the Chlamydiota bacterium genome, the window ACTATCTACTGTATTTATAAAGGGAGTAAAAAATGATTATTGTACTCAAACCCAATGCGACGCATGAACAGAAGGAACATATTTCTAAATTTCTAGAAGAATATGGCTTGAAAACTGTGGTCAGCCATGGCGTTGAACGAACCATTGTGGGGGTGATTGGCTCTGAAGAAAATGTGGTGAAGGCCAAACCTCATGTGGAGGCCCTCGAAGGAGTCGAGACAGTCGTCCGGATTTTGAAGCCCTTTAAAATGGTGAGCCGAGAATTTAAGAAAGAGGACACAGTTGTTGATGTCAGAGGGGTTAAGATTGGCGGAAAAGCGGTGGTGGTAGCAGCGGGTCCTTGCTCGGTTGAAAACAAAAAAATGATGTTTGAAATTGCAGAAGAGGTTCAGAAGGTTGGCGCAAAAATTTTGAGGGGAGGGGCTTATAAACCTCGAACTTCGCCTTATGCCTTTCAAGGTCTGGGCAAACATGGTCTTGAAATTTTAGCGGAGGCTCGAGAAAAAACAGGTATGCCCATTTGTAGTGAAATCATGGACACCCGTGACGTTGAAATTTTTGAAGAGCTGGCGGACATTATGCAAATTGGAGCCCGCAATGTTCAAAATTTT encodes:
- the aroF gene encoding 3-deoxy-7-phosphoheptulonate synthase, whose product is MIIVLKPNATHEQKEHISKFLEEYGLKTVVSHGVERTIVGVIGSEENVVKAKPHVEALEGVETVVRILKPFKMVSREFKKEDTVVDVRGVKIGGKAVVVAAGPCSVENKKMMFEIAEEVQKVGAKILRGGAYKPRTSPYAFQGLGKHGLEILAEAREKTGMPICSEIMDTRDVEIFEELADIMQIGARNVQNFNLLKEVGRSKKPILLKRGMMTTITEYLMAAEYILAHGNPNVILCERGIRTFEDMTRNTLDLSAIPLIKSLSHLPILADPSHGTGKRDLVIPMARAAVACGADGLIIEVHNLPEKALSDGAQSLYPQMFSKLMAELKPIAAAVGREI